One Deinococcus sp. JMULE3 genomic window, GGGCGTCACGCCTGGATGGTCTCGCCGCAGTGCGGGCAGGTCAGGGTCCGGAGCGCCGGGGCGGGTAGGCTGGCGGGCGGCAGGGTGGGGGCGTGCGCGGCGGGCTGCGCGTGGGCGGCCTGGGGGGCACTGCCCGCGGCGGGTGCGGTCGGGGCGCTGGGCGGCATAGCGGGGGTGGGGGCCGGGGCCGCGAGGCGGGCTGGGTCAGGGTCAGGTACCGCGTGGAAGCTGGCGGGCAGTTCGCCGCCGATCTTCTCCTGCAGCATCTCCAGGTCCGTGGGCGTGAAGCCCGTCCCGTACAGGGTGGGGTCGAGGTGGCTGAGTTCTTCGAGCACGTCGAGCAGCAGCGCATCGTCCCACCCGCCGAGTTCCTTCGTGCGGGTGTCGCTCAGGGCGTAGCCGTCCACCTCACCGGGGTTGAGCTGGATGTGGATGGTGACGACCTGCCACTGATCGCCGACGACCGTGACGCGGCGTGGGGCCTTGCGGCCTTCGGCCTGGTCGATGAGCATCGCGGCGAGCACGCCGTGCCCGGCGGCGATGCGGCCGCTGGTGTCGTCGATCAGGATCGGGGAGCCGTACCCGTATTTTCCGAGACTGGCCGCGATGGCCTCCAGGTCGTGCCGCCTGGGGTTGCGGTCCCACGCGAGGGTGGCGAGGTGCTGGATGTCGTGCTGGCCGAGGCGGTGACTCTGGATCTTGGGGGTCATCTGGGCTCCTGTTCGAGGTCGTGGAAGGTGCGGCCGTCATGGCGGGTGGCGATCAGCCCGGTCGCGTCTCGCATGCGGCGGATGATCTGGTCGCAGTAGTGCGGGTCGAGTTCGTTGAGGACACCAATCCGGCCTGCCTGGTGGGCGGCGAGCATGGTGCTGCCACTCCCCCCGAAGGGGTCCATGACGATGTCGCCTGGCCTGCTGGAGTTCAGGATCATCCGGCGGATGAGGTTGGGTGGCTTCATGGTGGGGTGCAGGTCGTTCCGGGTGGGTTTGTTCTCGTACATGGCCGTGCTGAAGTCCCGGATCTGGGTGAGAAGGTCCACCAGCTCGCCTTTGCTGAGCTTGGTCAGGTCGGCGCTGCCGTCGATCACCGTGGTGTTGGTGAAGTCCTGCCCGAAGTAGTGCCCGGCGCCCAGCTTCCAGCCGTACAGCATGGGCTCGTGCCGCCAGTTGTAGTCCTGGCGGCTCATGACGGCGGCGTTCTTCACCCAGACGATGGTCTGCGAGTACTTCAGTCCGGCCGAGTCGAAGCCCTGCCGGAACGCGACGCCTTCCACCTCGGCGTAGGCGACGTAGATGCACGCACCGGGCTGCATGACGCTGGCCGTGGCGCTCATGGCGGCCGCGATGAACTGCCGGAACTGCTCCGGGGTCATCGCGTCGTTCTGGATCTTCAGCCGGTCCTTGGTTTTGCCCTCGTAGTTCACGTTGTACGGAGGGTCGGTCCAGACCAGCCGCACCTGCAGGCCCGCGGTGAGCCGCTGGAGCTGGTGGGGGTCGGTGCTGTCCCCACAGCTTAGGCGATGCTCACCGATCGTCCAGAGGTCGCCGGGGCGGGTGACGGGCGTGGCCTGCAGGGGCGGGACGTCATCCTCGTCGGTGAGGAGTTCGCGCTGCACCTCTCCGGCCAGTTCGGTCAGGAGGGCGTCGTGGTCCGCCTCGCTGTACCCGGTGCCGTCCAGGCCCTGGCCTGCGCGCAGCTGGTCGAGCAGGCGGCGCAGCGCTTCCGGGTCGCGCGTGGCGCGTTCGGCGTAGCGGTTGTCGGCCAGCAGGATGACCCGGGCGCGGTCGTCGTCGACGTCCACCCAGAAGACCGGCACGTGCGTGAGCCCGGCGAGGATCGCGCCGCGCCAGCGGTGTTCGCCGACCAGGATCTGCCCGGTGCTGCGCTGCACCGTGACGGTGCCCCACCAGCCCGAGGCGCGGATGCTCTCGGCAATCTCCTCGGGATTGTTGCGATTCGGGTTGAGCGGGTGGGGTTTGAGGTCGTGTACCGGCACGAGTTCGGTCTGGTCGTTCAGCAGGCGGGCGGTCGGGGTCGGGGTCATGGGCTCCAATGCGGCCCGCCCCGCCGGCACGGGGCTGGCGGGGCGGGTGGGGGGGGGGTCAGTTGGTGTGGCGGGGGGGGCGGTCGATCAGGCCCGCGCCGGTCAGGACCTCGCGCAGGCTGCCCGCGACGGTGCGGGCGTAGGGGCTGGTGGCGCTGCGTTCCAGATCGTCCAGCACGGACGTGGCGGTGGTCAGGTGCATGTTCATGATCACCCGGTACTCGCCGGTGCTGGTGTTCCGAACGACGTTGATCTCGACGGCCCTGTGCGGGTCGCCGCTGCTGCTATCCTCCACGGTGATTCCTCCACAATTTTTGGAATCCCGAGGCCGTTGCTTCCAGGCTCGTGGCCTCGGGTGAGGCCATGTTACCGGGCGGACGTGACGGCGTGTGAACGTGCTCGCGTGCGTGCAGGTCGAACGGTAGGCGCGTGAGCGTGTGAGCATGACAGCGTGAGCGCCTGTGTGCGGGTGAACGGTCACGAGTCAGGCTGGAAAAGCAGCGCAGGCACGCGCTGGGCGTGCCTGAGAGTGGACTGAGGGCAGAGTAATGCGAGTCTAGGGGAATGTTCGGGCGCGGTCAATGCGGCGCCTACGTTTCGAGGTCGTGCACGACAGGCACGCCGTGCGTGTAGGAGTCCAGGGCGTCGGCGAGACCATAGACGACGTCCGTGATCTGGTCCTCCTCCCGCTCAATCGGGTCGCTGATCGCGTCATACACCCACTGCGGCGTCCTGGCTTCCCAGTGGACGTCCGGCTCGTCGCCGCGGCCCTTCTGGCGCTCCGGGACCGGGGTGAGCGTGCGGCGGACCGCCTCCAGGGCGTGCACGGCGCGGGGGTACCGCTGCTTGATGTGGCGGCGCAGGCTCAGGCCTTCCCCGTCGCGGTGCCACACCAGTTCCAGCGGGTCGGGCGCCTTGCCGCTCTTGCCGGGGTCGTCGAAGCGGGTGAGCAGGTCGATCAGCTGCCGCCAGCCGTCCACGCCCACCTGAATGCCACTGTCCCGCTCGATGTCCGGGCCGTTCAGGACAGTGAGGCTGTTGCTGCCGCGCTGCACCGTGCTCTCCCCTGCCCGGTCGGCCGCGCCGGGCAGCGTCAGGGCCGTGCCCCACACCGCGAGGAACTCGAACTGGAAGCGGCGCAGGACCGGCGCGGCGGGCGACTGCCCCGGCACGGGCGGCACGGTGACGGGCAACTTGATCCAGAACCGCTCGGCGTTGTGCCAGCGGCCCACCTGGGCGTCGGCGCGTCGGGCGCGCTTCACGGCGCGGGCGTGCCCCTGGTACGCGGCGTTGGCGGCCAGGGCCCGCTCGGCGAGGCGCTGCGCGTCGGCGACGCGGCCCGTGCTCAGGGCGACGCACGCCTGGATGGCGGCGTTGTGCCCGGCCATGAACGCGTCGACCATCCCGGCGCTGTTCGGGTCGGCGGCGCGGTTGGTGGGGCTGTACCCGGCGCGGTCCCGGAAGGCCTGCCCGGTGACCAGGGCGTGGGCGATCAGGTTGTGATGCTCGCGGTGCTCCTGGCTGGGCCGCACTTCCGCGAGGGTCCACTCGCCCGTGGAGGTGCGGCCCGCTTCGAGCAGCGCCGCGCGCGGGCAGACGCATGGGAAGGGGTGTGTGGCGCGGCTGGCCGTGATCTGGATCTGGTGGGGTTCGAGGTGCTCGGCGCTCTCCCCTGCCCGGCGCACCACGGCCCCGCAGCCGCGAACCGGGCAGGGCAGGTGGGTGGGCGTCGGGCTGGACTTCGCGCGGGTGCGGGTGGTCATACGGGCTCCCGTGCGTGCAGGAGGGCGTGCAGGCTAGCAGTCACGCGGGCAGGCTAGCACGCTGTCATGATGTCGTGATGTCACGGGAGCGAGGTGTCAAGGGAGCGGGGTGTCACGCGGGCAGGTTGATTCGCTCCCACGCGGTCAGGGGCGGAACTCCAGAATCCGCCGGGCGAGC contains:
- a CDS encoding DNA methyltransferase — protein: MTPTPTARLLNDQTELVPVHDLKPHPLNPNRNNPEEIAESIRASGWWGTVTVQRSTGQILVGEHRWRGAILAGLTHVPVFWVDVDDDRARVILLADNRYAERATRDPEALRRLLDQLRAGQGLDGTGYSEADHDALLTELAGEVQRELLTDEDDVPPLQATPVTRPGDLWTIGEHRLSCGDSTDPHQLQRLTAGLQVRLVWTDPPYNVNYEGKTKDRLKIQNDAMTPEQFRQFIAAAMSATASVMQPGACIYVAYAEVEGVAFRQGFDSAGLKYSQTIVWVKNAAVMSRQDYNWRHEPMLYGWKLGAGHYFGQDFTNTTVIDGSADLTKLSKGELVDLLTQIRDFSTAMYENKPTRNDLHPTMKPPNLIRRMILNSSRPGDIVMDPFGGSGSTMLAAHQAGRIGVLNELDPHYCDQIIRRMRDATGLIATRHDGRTFHDLEQEPR